A single Watersipora subatra chromosome 7, tzWatSuba1.1, whole genome shotgun sequence DNA region contains:
- the LOC137400394 gene encoding dynein axonemal intermediate chain 4-like, with product MAPPNAGANRKTQQSLATGSIASKKSHYTAGVQSTISRSRFGANSVQASRTVLSSSKSGKNVTEGQVKTFKPHVTVIDADTGRDVTPQPLLFLNPSQVRKNQSNLLTDQGSQGAGTPTDLQSQASIYQGTVNQSTMFGGGPFTRSVFSASGAASETDTVSVSDDVAIETTSHHAATATTATAPADLSAWGQLQREDAKEDLSEADLEKEITFSLKETPTIWLLDITGTCHSNEEASAKEIKERNEKYGELCKNRVGNDLYTERGMVTFNDAPKLKVVQTDKIGHNDVSVTATNWDMYDTFMLTQQLEDASNPEKNGDISLSARPASGQPEEGDGGAKILGAAVDNIARKSLQTTATTQGTVISRIVEDSHAPLSSSISVLGGVGAHTNESVEEMQQEVQNKKNDLILASQSFKDNLFIMERIINMNTYQAKLACYRGFEPCISALEEETSSSDGAVPPATSAVIDSSIAVVAQGPNLERLWCYLCPLTRGKNVSCSAWNRTNPDLIAFGYGQFEFVSQKGGLIACWSLKNPDYPERIFHSEVGVTSMDFSQINPNLLAVGFYDGTIAVYNVKYSESDPVLDTFESNQRHTAPIWQLKWIEKEKGKGDENTQSQEVLISISADGRVCQWTIRKGFECGDLMKLKRIQLKQHVGGKAKGEKKGDALISRLAGGFCFAFSQVDPIMYIAGTEEGYIHKCSCSYNEQYLETFEGHGGPVYDLKWSPFCKNLFLSCSADWSIRLWRQDRLKPILSFFSSTKSVNSVCWSPYSSTVFACVNDHAVEVWDLAQSTLDPIIVAASSGPKMTTVTFASNSESILVGDSTGQVLIYQLKGMLPKAENQEEALSKIVTTSLASQLQEEEEAGQDEEQRPTTALAEES from the exons ATGGCTCCTCCTAACGCAGGAGCGAACAGAAAAACGCAACAAAGTTTGGCAACTGGAAGCATTGCAAGCAAAAAGTCTCATTACACAGCTGGTGTTCAATCAACTATAAGCAGAAGCAGGTTCGGAGCAAACAGTGTTCAGGCGTCCAGAACAGTATTGTCTTCTTCAAAGAGTGGTAAAAATGTAACGGAAGGGCAAGTGAAAACTTTTAAACCTCACGTAACTGTAATAGATGCTGACACTGGGAGAGATGTTACACCTCAACCGCTATTGTTTCTCAACCCTTCACAAGTTAGGAAAAACCAGAGTAATCTTCTTACGGATCAGGGCAGCCAAGGCGCGGGTACACCGACAGACCTTCAGTCTCAAGCATCTATCTACCAAGGAACCGTAAACCAAAGCACAATGTTTGGAGGTGGTCCATTTACTAG ATCAGTTTTCTCAGCGTCAGGAGCTGCTAGCGAAACAGACACCGTGTCTGTTAGTGATGATGTTGCCATAGAAACGACCTCCCATCACGCTGCCACAGCCACAACTGCGACTGCACCCGCTGACCTTTCAGCCTGGGGTCAGCTACAGAGAGAAGACGCAAAGGAAGATCTAAGCGAAGCTGATCTTGAAAAGGAAATCACATTTTCTCTAAAG GAAACGCCGACCATCTGGTTGTTAGACATCACCGGTACTTGTCACTCAAATGAAGAAGCGTCTGCCAAAGAAATTAAAGAAAGAAATGAAAAGTATGGAGAACTGTGCAAAAACAGAGTTGGCAATGATCTCTACACCGAGCGTGGCATGGTcacgtttaatgatgcaccaaagcTTAAAGTCGTTCAAACGG ATAAGATTGGACACAACGATGTTTCTGTGACGGCCACCAACTGGGACATGTACGACACATTCATGCTAACCCAACAACTTGAAGATGCATCTAACCCAGaaaaaaatg GTGACATCTCACTTTCCGCGAGACCAGCGAGTGGCCAGCCCGAAGAAGGAGATGGAGGAGCCAAGATACTTGGAGCCGCTGTTGACAATATCGCTCGAAAAAGTTTACAGACCACAGCCACAACACAag GTACAGTTATTAGCAGGATTGTAGAAGATTCTCATGCGCCGTTGTCTTCATCAATATCCGTATTGGGTGGGGTTGGGGCTCATACTAATGAGTCTGTCGAAGAGATGCAGCAAGAAGTTCAAAATAAGAAGAATGACTTG ATATTAGCCTCTCAGAGCTTCAAAGACAACCTCTTTATAATGGAAAGGATTATTAACATGAACACCTACCAGGCGAAACTAGCATGTTATAGAGGTTTTGAGCCATGCATATCAGCTCTG GAAGAAGAGACCAGCTCATCAGATGGTGCTGTACCTCCCGCTACCAGTGCAGTGATTGACTCATCCATAGCAGTCGTTGCGCAGGGTCCCAACTTGGAGAGGCTGTGGTGCTACCTCTGTCCCCTCACCAGAG GAAAGAATGTCAGCTGCTCTGCTTGGAATCGCACTAATCCTGACCTGATTGCATTTGGTTACGGACAGTTTGAATTTGTAAGTCAGAAAGGAGGGCTGATCGCTTGCTGGTCACTCAAGAATCCAGACTATCCTGAGAG GATCTTTCACAGTGAGGTTGGCGTTACTTCTATGGATTTCTCCCAGATAAACCCAAATCTTCTTGCTGTCGGATTTTATGACGGGACGATTGCTGTGTACAATGTGAAGTACTCGGAGTCTGACCCTGTACTAGATACTTTTGAGAGCAACCAGAGACACACGGCGCCAATTTGGCAGCTCAAGTGGATAGAGAAAGAAAAAGGCAAAG GTGATGAAAACACACAGTCACAGGAAGTGCTGATATCCATATCTGCTGATGGTCGGGTCTGTCAATGGACCATCAG GAAAGGGTTTGAGTGCGGCGACTTGATGAAACTCAAGCGGATCCAGTTGAAGCAGCACGTGGGAGGAAAGGCTAAGGGAGAGAAGAAAGGAGACGCCCTCATTTCAAGATTAGCTGGAGGTTTCTGCTTTGCCTTCAGCCAAGTTGATCCAATCAT GTACATAGCTGGAACAGAGGAGGGCTACATTCACAAGTGCTCATGTTCCTACAATGAACAGTATCTTGAGACCTTCGAAGGTCATGGTGGACCTGTCTATGACCTCAAATGGTCTCCTTTCTGTAAGAATCTCTTTCTCAGCTGTTCCGCTGACTGGAGCATACG ACTTTGGAGACAGGACCGACTGAAGCCAATATTGAGCTTCTTTTCGTCTACAAAAAGTGTGAATAGCGTCTGCTGGTCACCCTACTCCTCTACAGTTTTTGCCTGTGTCAATGACCATGCTGTCGAG GTTTGGGACCTCGCCCAGAGCACCCTTGACCCAATCATAGTCGCTGCTTCCTCCGGCCCAAAGATGACCACTGTCACCTTTGCTTCTAACTCCGAGTCTATTTTAGTTGGTGACAGCACTGGGCAG GTGCTCATCTACCAACTCAAGGGAATGCTGCCGAAGGCTGAAAACCAGGAAGAGGCACTGAGTAAGATTGTAACCACCTCCTTAGCCAGTCAATTACAGGAAGAAGAGGAGGCCGGTCAGGATGAAGAGCAGCGACCTACCACTGCACTCGCTGAGGAATCTTAG
- the LOC137400045 gene encoding leucine repeat adapter protein 25-like, whose protein sequence is MTSHSPLAALQATGLPKAPKALNIIANSVNCQWQESAKIYAAQMSMINEHEGVNSFTLQNSSITDQAKTMTASLALLRREMSALRQMDGYLLCRLMTLHSAIADYKSQEDDLMLSESSADLILEDDDESIPEDEHNMMSSGQVTAV, encoded by the exons ATGACCTCCCATTCACCACTCGCTGCCCTCCAAGCTACTGGACTCCCAAAGGCTCCTAAAGCGCTCAACATCATTGCCAACTCTGTCAACTGTCAGTGGCAGGAATCTGCTAAGATCTATGCTGCCCAGATGTCTATGATAAAT GAACACGAGGGTGTGAACAGTTTCACTTTACAAAACAGTTCAATCACAGACCAAGCTAAAACAATGACAGCATCACTGGCGCTACTTCGCAGAGAAATG TCAGCTTTGAGACAGATGGATGGCTACTTGCTCTGCCGTCTAATGACCTTACACTCCGCCATCGCTGACTACAAGTCACAGGAAGACGACTTGATGCTCTCTGAAAGCTCAGCTGACCTTATTCTTGAGGACGACGATGAATCAATACCTGAGGATGAACATAATATGATGTCCAGTGGACAAGTGACTGCTGTCTAG
- the LOC137400224 gene encoding coiled-coil domain-containing protein 167-like produces MPTIAQTIEREEKVLAGYSHELDGIEKKLRLKKLNDTQRSDLELERNQLLKKKAMTEKVVGKLRKENFKTMLFSLLLMTIGVVLYFGSQSFFSSS; encoded by the exons ATGCCAACAATCGCCCAGACG ATAGAAAGGGAGGAGAAGGTTCTAGCTGGCTATTCCCACGAACTTGATGGAATTGAGAAAAAACTAAGGCTAAAGAAGCTGAATGATACCCAACG gAGTGATCTCGAGCTGGAGAGGAACCAGTTGTTGAAGAAGAAAGCCATGACTG AAAAAGTTGTTGGCAAACTTAGGAAGGAGAATTTCAAGACAATGCTCTTCTCACTTCTTCTCATGACCATCGGTGTCGTACTCTACTTTGGATCACAGTCTTTTTTCTCATCATCTTGA